Proteins encoded by one window of Anas platyrhynchos isolate ZD024472 breed Pekin duck chromosome 14, IASCAAS_PekinDuck_T2T, whole genome shotgun sequence:
- the LOC101797191 gene encoding protocadherin alpha-2 isoform X3 — protein MQKKACKQEASRKASKRENGGEAKEERDRKGSKQGLEASQCAGSCLGLCWGGCRRRVRGVSREWRGCPVPRGGVGVAVVLSAAGASEASEHTVSLQAQERRGSGGRAAPPRGGGKGGCARGGSGAGRAGERRRRRWEPCGARAAAAAMVVCVRAVVRVLVLQAAWALGGGQVRYSVPEEAKGGTVVGRLAQDLGLEAGEAEARRLRLVAQGRRASVEVSGASGALVVSSRLDREELCGKSAPCALRLEVLLERPLRVFHVEVEVTDINDNAPLFPAATKNLSIAESSLPGSRFPLEGASDADIGANAQLSYTLSPSEHFALELEKENERNIIPYLVLKKSLDRESLAEHRLVLTASDGGRPALTGTVELVVSVLDANDNPPQFNQSVYKVQVRENAAEGMLVARVGATDPDEGSNSELTYSASNFIPPSGRDLISVNPQTGEIRLVGALDFEEVSVFDFSIEAKDKGTPSLSGHCRVELEVLDVNDNAPEVWVTSLSVPVPEDASVGTVVALLSVSDRDSGANGRVRCAVWPPAPFGLVATFAGSYSLVLREALDRERVSEYEVEVRAEDGGAPPLRASRGLRVPVSDVNDNAPAFAQAVYTVLARENNAAGAELARLWARDPDEAGNGRVSYSVAEGGAGAGAGSGSGSGWRPASSYVSVDAESGRLWALRPLDYEELQVLQFEVRAVDAGEPPLCGNATVQLFVVDENDNAPALLPPAGGGPGPWAAGEASASASAPGSLWAWAAWGAPAGQVVAKIRAVDADSGYNAWLRYELWEPRGKGPFRVGLYSGEVSTARALEEADGPRQRLLIVVRDHGEPSRSATATLSVSLVEGAEAALSAAAAGAGASSSGAGVRPAAGAEGGAAAATNVWLVVAICAVSSLFLLAVVLYGASRWAPRAAVLAGPGPATLVCASEVGSWSYSQRQSRSLCVADGAGKSDLMVFSPNCPPPPGPAAENASAEKGPSLSPYSSGTPKHPNPDWRYSASLRAGMQSAVHMEEAGILRGGPGGPDQQWPTVSSATPEPEAGEVSPPVGAGVNSNSWTFKFGPGNPKQGGPESKKQTQVSFLLRRKGESSQYSQ, from the coding sequence ATGCAGAAGAAAGCATGCAAGCAAGAAGCAAGCAGGAAAGCAAGCAAGAGAGAGAATGGAGGAGAAGCAAAGgaggagagagacagaaaaggaagcaagCAAGGGCTGGAAGCCAGTCAGTGTGCGGGGAGCTGTCTCGGGCTGTGCTGGGGTGGGTGTCGGCGCCGTGTCCGTGGTGTGTCCCGCGAGTGGCGGGGCTGTCCTGTCCCGCGCGGCGGTGTCGGTGTCGCTGTCGTGCTGTCGGCGGCGGGCGCGAGTGAGGCGTCGGAGCACACGGTGTCGCTGCAGGCTCAGGAACGGCGCGGGAGCGGCGGGAGGGCGGCTCCGCCCCGGGGCGGCGGGAAGGGCGGCTGTGCGCGCGGGGggagcggcgcggggcgggcaggagagcggcggcggcggcgttgGGAGCCGTGCGgggcgcgggcggcggcggcggccatgGTGGTGTGCGTGCGGGCCGTGGTgcgggtgctggtgctgcaggcgGCCTGGGCGCTGGGCGGCGGGCAGGTGCGCTACTCGGTGCCGGAGGAAGCCAAGGGCGGCACGGTGGTGGGGCGGCTGGCGCAGGACCTGGGCCTGGAGGCGGGCGAGGCGGAGGCGCGGCGGCTGCGGCTGGTGGCGCAGGGCCGGCGGGCGAGCGTGGAGGTGAGCGGGGCGAGCGGGGCGCTGGTGGTGAGCTCGCGGCTGGACCGGGAGGAGCTGTGCGGGAAGAGCGCGCCCTGCGCCCTGcgcctggaggtgctgctggagcgGCCGCTGCGCGTCTTCCACGTGGAGGTGGAGGTCACCGACATCAACGACAATGCGCCGCTCTTCCCCGCCGCCACCAAAAACCTCAGCATCGCGGAATCGTCGCTGCCGGGATCCCGTTTCCCGCTGGAGGGCGCGTCGGATGCGGACATCGGAGCCAACGCGCAGCTTTCCTACACCCTCAGCCCCAGCGAGCACTTCGCTCTGGAAttagaaaaagagaatgaaCGCAATATCATACCTTATCTTGTATTAAAGAAATCTCTGGACCGCGAGTCGTTGGCCGAGCACCGTCTGGTGCTGACGGCGAGTGACGGGGGCAGGCCGGCACTGACGGGCACGGTGGAGCTGGTGGTGTCGGTGCTGGATGCAAACGACAACCCACCCCAGTTCAACCAGTCGGTGTATAAAGTGCAGGTACGGGAGAACGCAGCGGAGGGTATGCTGGTGGCCCGAGTCGGCGCCACGGACCCGGACGAAGGAAGTAACAGTGAATTGACCTACAGCGCAAGCAACTTTATTCCCCCGAGTGGAAGAGATCTGATTTCGGTTAATCCGCAGACGGGCGAGATCCGCCTCGTCGGTGCCCTGGACTTTGAGGAAGTCAGTGTATTTGACTTTAGCATTGAGGCGAAAGACAAGGGGACGCCCTCGTTATCAGGGCACTGCAGAGtggagctggaggtgctggacGTGAACGACAACGCGCCCGAGGTGTGGGTGACGTCGCTGTCGGTGCCGGTGCCCGAGGACGCGTCGGTGGGGACGGTGGTGGCGCTGCTGAGCGTGTCGGACCGGGACTCGGGGGCGAACGGGCGGGTGCGCTGCGCGGTGTGGCCGCCGGCGCCGTTCGGGCTGGTGGCGACGTTCGCGGGCTCGTACTCGCTGGTGCTGCGGGAGGCGCTGGACCGGGAGCGGGTGTCGGAGTACGAGGTGGAGGTGCGGGCGGAGGACGGCGGGGCGCCGCCGCTGCGCGCCAGCCGCGGGCTGCGGGTGCCGGTGTCGGACGTGAACGACAACGCGCCGGCGTTCGCGCAGGCCGTGTACACGGTGCTGGCGCGGGAGAACAACGCGGCGGGCGCGGAGCTGGCGCGGCTGTGGGCGCGGGACCCGGACGAGGCGGGCAACGGGCGCGTGAGCTACTCGGTGGCGGAGGGCGGCGCGGGCGCGGGCgcggggtcggggtcggggtcggggtgGCGTCCGGCGTCGAGCTACGTGTCGGTGGACGCGGAGAGCGGGCGTCTGTGGGCGCTGCGGCCCCTGGACTACgaggagctgcaggtgctgcagttCGAGGTGCGTGCGGTGGACGCGGGCGAGCCGCCGCTGTGCGGCAACGCCACGGTGCAGCTGTTCGTGGTGGACGAGAACGACAACGCGCCGGCGCTGCTGCCGCCTGCCGGCGGCGGGCCGGGGCCCTGGGCTGCGGGCGAGGCGTCGGCGTCGGCGTCGGCGCCGGGGTCGCTGTGGGCGTGGGCGGCGTGGGGGGCGCCGGCGGGGCAGGTGGTGGCGAAGATCCGCGCGGTGGACGCGGACTCGGGCTACAACGCGTGGCTGCGCTACGAGCTGTGGGAGCCGCGGGGCAAGGGCCCGTTCCGCGTGGGGCTGTACAGCGGCGAGGTGAGCACGGCGCGGGCGCTGGAGGAGGCGGACGGCCCGCGGCAGAGGCTGCTGATCGTGGTGCGGGACCACGGGGAGCCGTCGCGCTCGGCCACGGCCACGCTGAGCGTGTCGCTGGTGGAGGGCGCCGAGGCGGCGCtgtcggcggcggcggcgggggcgggggcgtCGTCGTCGGGGGCGGGTGTGCGGCCGGCGGCGGGCGCGGagggcggcgcggcggcggcgacgAACGTGTGGCTGGTGGTGGCCATCTGCGCGGTGTCGAGCCTGTTCCTGCTGGCGGTGGTGCTGTACGGGGCGTCGCGCTGGGCGCCGCGGGCGGCCGTGCTGGCGGGGCCCGGGCCGGCCACGCTGGTGTGCGCCAGCGAGGTGGGCAGCTGGTCGTACTCGCAGCGCCAGAGCCGGAGCCTGTGCGTGGCGGACGGCGCGGGCAAGAGCGACCTGATGGTTTTCAGCCCCAactgcccgccgccgcccggccccgcggcagAAAACGCTTCTGCCGAGAAGGGACCTTCGCTCTCCCCGTACTCTTCGGGCACG
- the LOC119718329 gene encoding protocadherin alpha-2-like: MVVCVRAVVRVLVLQAAWALGGGQVRYSVPEEAKGGTVVGRLAQDLGLEAGEAEARRLRLVAQGRRASVEVSGASGALVVSSRLDREELCGKSAPCALRLEVLLERPLRVFHVEVEVTDINDNAPLFPVEEEAFNIAESSLPGSRFPLEGASDADIGANAQLSYTLSPSEHFALELEKENERNIVPYLVLKKSLDRESLAEHRLVLTAIDGGRPALTGTVELLVSVLDANDNAPQFNQSVYKVQVLESAAEGTLVARVGATDPDEGINSEVTYTATKFTPQSGKHLISVNPQTGEIRLVGPLDFEEVTVFDFSIEAKDKGTPSLSGHCRVELEVLDVNDNAPEVWVTSLSVPVPEDASVGTVVALLSVSDRDSGANGRVRCAVWPPAPFGLVATFAGSYSLVLREALDRERVSEYEVEVRAEDGGAPPLRASRGLRVPVSDVNDNAPAFAQAVYTVLARENNAAGAELARLWARDPDEAGNGRVSYSVAEGGAGAGAGSGAGSGWRPASSYVSVDAESGRLWALRPLDYEELQVLQFEVRAVDAGEPPLCGNATVQLFVVDENDNAPALLPPAGGGPGPWAAGEASASASAPGSLWAWAAWGAPAGQVVAKIRAVDADSGYNAWLRYELWEPRGKGPFRVGLYSGEVSTARALEEADGPRQRLLIVVRDHGEPSRSATATLSVSLVEGAEAALSAAAAAAGASSSGAGVRPEEGGAAATTNVWLVVAICAVSSLFLLAVVLYGASRWAPRAAVLAGPGPATLVCASEVGSWSYSQRQSRSLCVADGAGKSDLMVFSPNCPPPPGPAAENGSAEKGPSLSPYSSGTVGCPLFFYCFSLPLLVFCFPMVFHGT, translated from the coding sequence atgGTGGTGTGCGTGCGGGCCGTGGTgcgggtgctggtgctgcaggcgGCCTGGGCGCTGGGCGGCGGGCAGGTGCGCTACTCGGTGCCGGAGGAAGCCAAGGGCGGCACGGTGGTGGGGCGGCTGGCGCAGGACCTGGGCCTGGAGGCGGGCGAGGCGGAGGCGCGGCGGCTGCGGCTGGTGGCGCAGGGCCGGCGGGCGAGCGTGGAGGTGAGCGGGGCGAGCGGGGCGCTGGTGGTGAGCTCGCGGCTGGACCGGGAGGAGCTGTGCGGGAAGAGCGCGCCCTGCGCCCTGcgcctggaggtgctgctggagcgGCCGCTGCGCGTCTTCCACGTGGAGGTGGAGGTCACCGACATCAACGACAATGCCCCGCTCTTCCCCGTGGAAGAGGAAGCATTTAATATCGCGGAATCGTCGCTGCCGGGATCCCGTTTCCCGCTGGAGGGCGCGTCGGATGCGGATATCGGAGCCAACGCGCAGCTTTCCTATACGCTCAGCCCCAGCGAGCACTTCGCTCtggaattagaaaaagaaaatgaacggAATATCGTTCCTTACCTTGTATTAAAGAAATCTCTGGACCGCGAGTCGTTGGCCGAGCACCGTCTGGTGCTGACGGCGATTGATGGGGGCAGGCCGGCACTGACAGGCACGGTGGAGCTGTTGGTGTCGGTGCTGGATGCGAACGACAACGCGCCCCAGTTCAACCAGTCGGTCTATAAAGTGCAGGTACTGGAAAGTGCAGCGGAGGGGACTTTGGTGGCTCGGGTCGGCGCCACAGACCCAGACGAGGGAATTAACAGTGAAGTGACTTACACCGCGACGAAGTTCACTCCCCAGAGTGGAAAGCATTTGATTTCGGTTAATCCGCAGACGGGGGAGATCCGACTCGTCGGTCCCCTGGACTTTGAGGAAGTCACTGTATTTGACTTTAGCATTGAGGCGAAAGACAAGGGGACGCCCTCATTATCAGGACACTGCAGAGtggagctggaggtgctggacGTGAACGACAACGCGCCCGAGGTGTGGGTGACGTCGCTGTCGGTGCCGGTGCCCGAGGACGCGTCGGTGGGGACGGTGGTGGCGCTGCTGAGCGTGTCGGACCGGGACTCGGGGGCGAACGGGCGGGTGCGCTGCGCGGTGTGGCCGCCGGCGCCGTTCGGGCTGGTGGCGACGTTCGCGGGCTCGTACTCGCTGGTGCTGCGGGAGGCGCTGGACCGGGAGCGGGTGTCGGAGTACGAGGTGGAGGTGCGGGCGGAGGACGGCGGGGCGCCGCCGCTGCGCGCCAGCCGCGGGCTGCGGGTGCCGGTGTCGGACGTGAACGACAACGCGCCGGCGTTCGCGCAGGCCGTGTACACGGTGCTGGCGCGGGAGAACAACGCGGCGGGCGCGGAGCTGGCGCGGCTGTGGGCGCGGGACCCGGACGAGGCGGGCAACGGGCGCGTGAGCTACTCGGTGGCGGAGGGCGGCGCGGGCGCGGGCGCGGGGTCGGGCGCGGGGTCGGGGTGGCGTCCGGCGTCGAGCTACGTGTCGGTGGACGCGGAGAGCGGGCGTCTGTGGGCGCTGCGGCCCCTGGACTACgaggagctgcaggtgctgcagttCGAGGTGCGTGCGGTGGACGCGGGCGAGCCGCCGCTGTGCGGCAACGCCACGGTGCAGCTGTTCGTGGTGGACGAGAACGACAACGCGCCGGCGCTGCTGCCGCCTGCCGGCGGCGGGCCGGGGCCCTGGGCTGCGGGCGAGGCGTCGGCGTCGGCGTCGGCGCCGGGGTCGCTGTGGGCGTGGGCGGCGTGGGGGGCGCCGGCGGGGCAGGTGGTGGCGAAGATCCGCGCGGTGGACGCGGACTCGGGCTACAACGCGTGGCTGCGCTACGAGCTGTGGGAGCCGCGGGGCAAGGGCCCGTTCCGCGTGGGGCTGTACAGCGGCGAGGTGAGCACGGCGCGGGCGCTGGAGGAGGCGGACGGCCCGCGGCAGAGGCTGCTGATCGTGGTGCGGGACCACGGGGAGCCGTCGCGCTCGGCCACGGCCACGCTGAGCGTGTCGCTGGTGGAGGGCGCCGAGGCGGCGCtgtcggcggcggcggcggcggcgggggcgtcGTCGTCGGGGGCGGGTGTGCGGCCGGAGGAGGGCGGTGCGGCGGCGACGACGAACGTGTGGCTGGTGGTGGCCATCTGCGCGGTGTCGAGCCTGTTCCTGCTGGCGGTGGTGCTGTACGGGGCGTCGCGCTGGGCGCCGCGGGCGGCCGTGCTGGCGGGGCCCGGGCCGGCCACGCTGGTGTGCGCCAGCGAGGTGGGCAGCTGGTCGTACTCGCAGCGCCAGAGCCGGAGCCTGTGCGTGGCGGACGGCGCGGGCAAGAGCGACCTGATGGTTTTCAGCCCCAactgcccgccgccgcccggccccgcggcagAAAACGGTTCTGCCGAGAAGGGACCTTCACTCTCCCCATACTCCTCAGGCACGGTAGGTTGCCccttgtttttttattgtttttctttaccacttcttgtgttttgttttccgaTGGTATTTCATGGCACGTAG